Proteins encoded together in one Variovorax paradoxus EPS window:
- a CDS encoding UBP-type zinc finger domain-containing protein: MPIKACDHVPATIAQPHTARGCEDCLKTGDTWVHLRLCVHCGHVGCCDSSKNRHATRHSQAEGHPVIQSLEPGEDWMWCNAHQLQVG, encoded by the coding sequence GTGCCCATCAAAGCTTGCGACCACGTGCCCGCCACCATCGCCCAACCGCACACCGCGCGCGGCTGCGAAGACTGCCTGAAGACCGGCGACACCTGGGTCCATCTGCGCCTGTGCGTGCACTGCGGCCATGTGGGCTGCTGCGACTCCTCGAAGAACCGCCACGCCACGCGGCATTCGCAGGCCGAGGGGCATCCGGTCATCCAGTCGCTAGAGCCCGGCGAAGACTGGATGTGGTGCAACGCGCACCAGTTGCAGGTGGGCTGA